One segment of Carya illinoinensis cultivar Pawnee chromosome 13, C.illinoinensisPawnee_v1, whole genome shotgun sequence DNA contains the following:
- the LOC122291835 gene encoding pectinesterase 2-like: MALRVFVTLLFLPLFLCPTVFSYSSEDVKKWCSQTPHPQPCEYFLTQNLGHIPIHQKSDFLKISKQLALERALKAKSNVLSLGTKCRNALEKAAWNDCLELYEHTILRLNNTVDPGTKCTETDAQTWLSTALTNLETCRAGFLELGVSDYIFPLMSNNVSKLISNVLATNNVPYSEPEYKDGFPTWVKGGDRKLLQSSSPASQANIVVAKDGSGNYRTIQQAITAASKRSGSGRYVIYVKQGTYKENVQINLNNIMLVGDGIGKTIITGSKSVGGGSTTFNSATVAVVGDNFIARDITFQNTAGAANHQAVALRSGSDLSVFYKCGFEGYQDTLYVHSERQFYRECDIYGTVDFIFGNAAVVLQNCNIYARYPPNKTNTVTAQGRTDPNQNTGISIHASRVTAASDLKSSQSSVNTYLGRPWQEYSRTVFMKTYLDSLIDPAGWMEWSGDFALKTLYYGEYANTGPGSSTASRVNWPGYHVITSASTAAQFTVANFISGGSWLPATNVPYTAGL; encoded by the exons ATGGCACTTCGAGTATTCGTGACACTTTTATTTTTGCCTCTTTTCCTCTGTCCAACAGTTTTTTCCTACTCTTCAGAAGATGTGAAAAAATGGTGCAGCCAAACCCCACACCCTCAGCCGTGTGAGTATTTCTTAACCCAAAATCTCGGCCACATCCCCATACATCAAAAGTCCGACTTTCTCAAGATTTCAAAGCAACTAGCCCTAGAACGTGCCCTCAAAGCCAAAAGTAACGTGCTTTCACTAGGCACCAAGTGCCGGAACGCTCTCGAAAAGGCTGCATGGAATGATTGTCTTGAGCTCTATGAGCACACCATTCTCCGGCTTAACAACACTGTAGACCCCGGCACCAAGTGCACTGAAACTGATGCTCAAACATGGCTCAGCACGGCTCTGACCAACCTCGAGACGTGCCGAGCCGGGTTCCTTGAGCTTGGGGTCTCCGACTATATCTTTCCCTTGATGTCCAACAATGTTTCCAAGTTAATCAGCAACGTTTTGGCTACCAACAATGTCCCGTATTCTGAGCCAGAGTATAAAGATGGGTTCCCAACTTGGGTCAAGGGCGGGGACCGAAAGCTTCTGCAATCTTCTTCGCCGGCATCTCAGGCCAACATCGTGGTGGCCAAAGATGGGTCGGGGAATTATCGGACGATACAGCAGGCGATAACCGCAGCGTCGAAGCGATCGGGAAGTGGGAGGTATGTGATATATGTGAAGCAAGGGACGTATAAAGAAAACGTTCAGATAAATCTGAACAACATTATGCTGGTGGGAGATGGCATAGGAAAGACCATAATCACAGGGAGCAAAAGTGTTGGCGGAGGTTCTACAACTTTCAACTCAGCCACTGTTG CTGTCGTGGGAGACAACTTCATCGCCCGAGATATCACATTCCAGAATACTGCCGGAGCAGCAAATCATCAGGCCGTGGCTCTGCGTTCAGGGTCCGATTTGTCAGTATTTTACAAGTGCGGCTTTGAAGGGTATCAAGACACTCTCTATGTGCATTCCGAGAGGCAATTCTATAGGGAATGTGACATATATGGCACGGTGGACTTTATCTTTGGCAATGCAGCTGTTGTTCTGCAAAATTGCAACATTTATGCACGTTATCCTCCAAACAAGACCAACACCGTCACTGCACAAGGAAGGACAGATCCTAACCAAAACACTGGGATTTCCATTCACGCTAGCAGAGTCACGGCTGCTTCTGATTTAAAATCTTCACAAAGTTCTGTCAATACATACCTAGGGAGGCCATGGCAGGAGTATTCACGTACGGTGTTCATGAAAACGTACCTAGACAGTTTGATTGACCCTGCTGGATGGATGGAATGGAGCGGTGATTTTGCCCTCAAGACATTGTACTATGGGGAGTATGCCAACACAGGACCTGGCTCCTCGACCGCCAGTAGGGTCAATTGGCCTGGTTATCATGTCATTACTAGTGCATCCACAGCTGCCCAATTCACCGTCGCAAACTTCATCAGCGGTGGTTCTTGGTTGCCGGCTACCAACGTGCCTTACACGGCTGGTCTCtag